A window of Nonomuraea angiospora genomic DNA:
GCAGCACCTGCTCCATGACGTGCGCGATCTGGGTCATGGTGAGCTCGTCGCCCGCCAGTTCGAGGGTCTCGCCCACGTACTGGGCGGGGTCGGTGAAGGCCAGGGCGGCGAAGGCGCCGATGTCCGTACCCGCGATGAGCTGCACCGGCACATCGGGGAAGATGACGTCGGCCAGCACACCGTCGCGGATGCCGAAACGCGGATCGACCTGGTTGTCCATGAACCGGACCGGCCGCAGCACCGTGGTCGGCGTGCCAAGCCGCCAGGCGTGGGTCTCCAGTTCCGCCTTGCTCTCCCAGCGGCGAATGCCGTGGCCGGCGTCGGCGGCGCCGACCGAGGCGTAGACGAAATGCTCGATGTGGGCGTCGGCGGCCGCGTCCGCGACATTCCTGCCCAGCCGCAATTCATCCTCGACGGTGAAGCCCGGCGGCGTTCCCGGGTAGCCCGCGGTGGGCTGGACGCTGAAAACGCCGTACACGCCGCGGAACGCGGCGTCGAGCGAGGCGCGGTCGTCCATGTCACCGTGCGCCACCTCGGCACCCGCCTCGGCCAGCGCGCGGGCACTCGCCGATTGAGGGTTCCGTACCAGGGCCCGCACGCGCCACCCGGCCCCCAGCAGCGCACGGGCCGCCGCACCGCCCTGGGTGCCGGTGGCGCCTGTCACCGCGACAATGTTCTCCATCACTTACTCCTTGATCACGTTTCGAACAGTTGGTGCGCGCGGCCGAAGCCCAGGTCGTCCACCAGGCG
This region includes:
- a CDS encoding NmrA/HSCARG family protein; this translates as MENIVAVTGATGTQGGAAARALLGAGWRVRALVRNPQSASARALAEAGAEVAHGDMDDRASLDAAFRGVYGVFSVQPTAGYPGTPPGFTVEDELRLGRNVADAAADAHIEHFVYASVGAADAGHGIRRWESKAELETHAWRLGTPTTVLRPVRFMDNQVDPRFGIRDGVLADVIFPDVPVQLIAGTDIGAFAALAFTDPAQYVGETLELAGDELTMTQIAHVMEQVLHEPITYRAIPREVLLDKGHDAIAGYEFANHGGGWYADIPALRERHPGLMTFAAWLEREGAEKYAAAQKRD